The DNA segment CAAGGCAGTAAGGGCGCAAATCGACATGTCGTGGCGCAATTCCTTCATTGACGAATGTGGGGCAGGTCGACAGCGCGAGCGTGGGCTGGGCGATATAGTTCGACGGGTTCGCGGCCAGTTTGGCAGCGAATGTGGCGATGGTGGCCTTGTCGGATTTTGGGCCGACAAGCATGCCATACCCGCCCGATCCATGCACTTCCTTGACCACCAGTTCGGCCAGATTCTCCTGCACATATTTCAGCTCATCAGGCTTGGCACATTGCCATGTCGGCACATTCTCAAGAATAGGTGCCTCGCCCAGATAGAAGCGGATCATTTCGGGCACATAGGTATAGATCGCCTTGTCATCGGCAACACCAGCACCAGGGGCCGAGCAAATCGTCACCCCGCCAGAGCGATAGACATTCATCAACCCCGGCACACCCAGTGTCGATTCTGGGCGAAAGCACAGCGGGTCGAGAAAGGCATCGTCAATGCGACGATAGATAACATCAACCTTTTTCGGGCCTTCGGTCGTGCGCATCCAGCAAAAATCGCCATCTACGAACAAATCCTGCCCTTCCACCAGTTCAATCCCCATCAGATCGGCCAGAAAGCTGTGCTCGTAATAGGCCGAATTGAAATGCCCCGGTGTCAGCAGCACCACGCACGGATCGCGGTCACATTTCGCAGGCGCGACAGAGGCCAATGTCCGTTTGAGCAGCCCGGCATACCCATCGACCGGGGCGACGCGGTTTTCCTGAAACAGATGCGGGAACATGCGCATCATCACTTCGCGGTTCTCCAGCATGTAGGACACGCCCGACGGGGTGCGGCAATTGTCTTCCAGCACATAGAACTGGTCTGCACCTGTGCGCACCAGATCAATGCCGACAATATGGCTGAACACCCCTAAAGGCGGGCGGAAACCGGCCACAGCGATTTCATAAGCCTCGTTGCGATAGACCAGATCGGCGGGAATGCGGCCTGCGCGAATAATCTCGCCCCGGTCATACACATCCGACAGAAACGCATTCAGCGCGCGCGCACGTTGCTTGATCCCGCGTTCCAGCCTGCGCCATTCATCCGCCGCAAAGACACGCGGAAACATGTCAAACGGGATCAGGCGATCCGGATCACCGCCTTCGCCATAGACAGCGAATGTAATCCCGTATCTGCGAAAAAGATCTTCGGCCTCGGCCTGTTTGATGGCGCGAAATTCAGCAGGCATGTTGCGATGCCAACCTTCCAGCATCCGATAAGGCGCGCGCAGCCCGCTTGCATCATACATCTCGTTGAAGAAGGGTTCTGCCATGTTTTCAATT comes from the Roseinatronobacter monicus genome and includes:
- a CDS encoding circularly permuted type 2 ATP-grasp protein; translation: MAEPFFNEMYDASGLRAPYRMLEGWHRNMPAEFRAIKQAEAEDLFRRYGITFAVYGEGGDPDRLIPFDMFPRVFAADEWRRLERGIKQRARALNAFLSDVYDRGEIIRAGRIPADLVYRNEAYEIAVAGFRPPLGVFSHIVGIDLVRTGADQFYVLEDNCRTPSGVSYMLENREVMMRMFPHLFQENRVAPVDGYAGLLKRTLASVAPAKCDRDPCVVLLTPGHFNSAYYEHSFLADLMGIELVEGQDLFVDGDFCWMRTTEGPKKVDVIYRRIDDAFLDPLCFRPESTLGVPGLMNVYRSGGVTICSAPGAGVADDKAIYTYVPEMIRFYLGEAPILENVPTWQCAKPDELKYVQENLAELVVKEVHGSGGYGMLVGPKSDKATIATFAAKLAANPSNYIAQPTLALSTCPTFVNEGIAPRHVDLRPYCLVGRDVELVPGGLTRVALTDGSLVVNSSQGGGVKDTWVIAEE